The Mus musculus strain C57BL/6J chromosome 2, GRCm38.p6 C57BL/6J genome has a window encoding:
- the Tubb4b gene encoding tubulin beta-4B chain, protein MREIVHLQAGQCGNQIGAKFWEVISDEHGIDPTGTYHGDSDLQLERINVYYNEATGGKYVPRAVLVDLEPGTMDSVRSGPFGQIFRPDNFVFGQSGAGNNWAKGHYTEGAELVDSVLDVVRKEAESCDCLQGFQLTHSLGGGTGSGMGTLLISKIREEYPDRIMNTFSVVPSPKVSDTVVEPYNATLSVHQLVENTDETYCIDNEALYDICFRTLKLTTPTYGDLNHLVSATMSGVTTCLRFPGQLNADLRKLAVNMVPFPRLHFFMPGFAPLTSRGSQQYRALTVPELTQQMFDAKNMMAACDPRHGRYLTVAAVFRGRMSMKEVDEQMLNVQNKNSSYFVEWIPNNVKTAVCDIPPRGLKMSATFIGNSTAIQELFKRISEQFTAMFRRKAFLHWYTGEGMDEMEFTEAESNMNDLVSEYQQYQDATAEEEGEFEEEAEEEVA, encoded by the exons ATGAGGGAGATCGTGCACCTGCAGGCTGGGCAGTGCGGCAACCAGATTGGCGCCAAG TTCTGGGAGGTAATCAGCGACGAGCATGGCATTGATCCCACTGGCACTTACCACGGAGATAGCGACCTCCAGCTGGAGCGCATCAACGTGTACTACAACGAAGCCACCG GTGGCAAGTATGTGCCCCGCGCCGTGCTCGTGGACTTGGAGCCCGGCACCATGGACTCGGTGCGTTCAGGGCCCTTCGGGCAGATCTTCAGACCTGATAACTTCGTCTTTG GTCAGAGTGGGGCTGGGAACAACTGGGCCAAGGGGCACTACACAGAAGGTGCAGAGCTGGTTGACTCGGTGTTGGACGTtgtgagaaaggaagctgagagctGTGACTGCCTGCAGGGCTTCCAGCTGACCCACTCCCTGGGTGGGGGGACTGGGTCTGGGATGGGTACCCTCCTTATCAGCAAGATCCGGGAGGAGTACCCAGACAGAATCATGAACACCTTCAGTGTGGTACCTTCCCCCAAGGTGTCGGACACAGTGGTTGAGCCCTACAATGCCACCCTTTCAGTCCACCAGCTGGTTGAAAACACAGATGAGACCTATTGTATTGATAATGAAGCACTTTATGACATCTGCTTCAGAACCCTAAAGCTGACCACACCCACTTACGGTGACCTGAACCATCTAGTGTCCGCCACCATGAGTGGGGTAACCACTTGCCTGCGATTCCCTGGCCAGCTAAATGCTGACCTGCGGAAACTGGCTGTAAATATGGTGCCCTTCCCTCGCCTGCACTTCTTCATGCCTGGCTTTGCCCCCTTGACCAGCCGGGGCAGCCAGCAGTACCGTGCCCTGACAGTTCCTGAGCTCACCCAGCAGATGTTTGATGCCAAGAACATGATGGCTGCCTGTGATCCAAGACATGGGCGCTACTTGACTGTGGCTGCCGTGTTCAGGGGCCGCATGTCTATGAAGGAGGTGGACGAACAGATGCTTAATGTCCAAAACAAGAACAGCAGCTACTTTGTTGAGTGGATCCCCAACAATGTGAAGACAGCTGTCTGTGACATTCCACCTCGGGGCCTGAAAATGTCGGCCACCTTCATTGGCAACAGCACCGCTATTCAGGAGCTGTTCAAACGCATCTCAGAGCAGTTCACAGCCATGTTCCGACGCAAGGCCTTCCTACACTGGTACACGGGTGAAGGCATGGATGAGATGGAGTTCACTGAGGCTGAGAGCAACATGAACGACCTGGTGTCCGAGTACCAGCAGTACCAGGACGCTAcagctgaggaagagggagagtttgaggaggaggctgaggaggaggtggCTTAG